A stretch of Spirochaetota bacterium DNA encodes these proteins:
- a CDS encoding YaaR family protein, with protein MRVDDAFSQQRRINERKKPSATSSKTGSADFRAALEKQEAVVFEEFSLSLDDLKREIDTAGDALDREPSLEQYQRFRDLIRELTKRVSTDAYRLKKVGLSRTKQYEIVKVINTELDALYRLVRKTQKDRIAVTNKIIRLKGLVVDVMS; from the coding sequence ATGCGTGTCGATGATGCATTCTCACAGCAGCGCCGCATCAATGAACGGAAGAAACCATCCGCGACATCATCGAAAACAGGCTCCGCCGATTTCCGTGCGGCGCTCGAAAAGCAGGAAGCGGTCGTATTCGAAGAATTCTCATTATCGCTCGATGACCTTAAGCGCGAAATAGACACTGCCGGCGATGCCCTCGACCGCGAACCGTCGCTCGAACAGTATCAGCGTTTCCGCGACCTCATACGCGAGCTCACCAAACGCGTCTCCACCGATGCGTACCGTCTCAAGAAAGTCGGCCTCTCGCGCACAAAGCAGTATGAGATCGTCAAGGTCATCAATACGGAACTGGACGCGCTCTATCGGCTCGTCCGCAAGACACAGAAGGACCGCATTGCGGTGACGAATAAGATCATACGGCTGAAAGGGCTTGTCGTGGATGTGATGTCGTGA
- a CDS encoding lysylphosphatidylglycerol synthase transmembrane domain-containing protein produces MKKKPVKKGSSPKKSYSMLIQLIVGLVISAVFIFITFRTLDFGKIWQSLLSANWFVVLIAVVVQIAALALRGIRWGYLIPVNAKIRTSTLIEATYIGYMANNIFPAKLGEIIRPYLLGKKEGISKTSAFASIVMERIIDGLTVVGILFVISFISPEILRNTKEALSLVASFLGMKSAPAIDVRKVTTVGFLAVLALLGFMIFLRVGRSTAFGVVSFFLKPLPKKFSEKVIAVLHKFVDGIGFKPAPGSVPIMTGITVIYWILISASLMILLFAFPFGRALPSPYLAALWVMCISGLGLSIPSAPSGIGTYEFAAIFGLVLCGIVPEDAASVAILAHFVIGLIPQVIAGFICLGISGVSFSEATKG; encoded by the coding sequence ATGAAAAAGAAGCCCGTGAAAAAGGGTTCATCTCCCAAAAAATCGTACTCCATGCTCATTCAGCTCATCGTCGGGCTTGTGATAAGCGCGGTATTCATCTTCATAACGTTCCGCACGCTCGATTTCGGCAAGATCTGGCAGAGCCTCCTTTCAGCGAACTGGTTCGTTGTGCTCATCGCCGTTGTGGTGCAGATCGCGGCACTCGCGCTTCGCGGGATACGCTGGGGGTATCTCATACCGGTGAATGCGAAGATACGCACGAGCACGCTCATCGAAGCGACGTATATCGGCTATATGGCGAACAACATCTTTCCGGCAAAGCTCGGCGAGATAATACGGCCGTATCTCCTCGGAAAAAAAGAGGGCATCAGCAAAACATCGGCCTTCGCGAGCATCGTCATGGAACGCATCATCGATGGCCTCACCGTTGTCGGCATACTGTTCGTGATATCGTTCATCTCACCGGAGATACTCCGCAATACGAAGGAGGCGCTCTCCCTCGTCGCATCGTTCCTCGGCATGAAGTCGGCGCCCGCCATAGACGTGCGGAAGGTAACGACCGTCGGGTTTCTCGCCGTCCTCGCGCTCCTTGGGTTCATGATATTCCTCCGCGTCGGGCGGTCCACGGCGTTCGGTGTCGTCTCGTTCTTCCTCAAACCGCTGCCGAAGAAGTTCTCCGAGAAGGTCATCGCCGTCCTTCACAAATTCGTCGACGGCATCGGTTTCAAGCCCGCGCCCGGAAGCGTTCCTATCATGACCGGCATCACCGTCATCTACTGGATACTCATCAGCGCAAGCCTCATGATACTTCTCTTCGCCTTCCCGTTCGGGCGCGCGCTTCCCTCGCCGTATCTCGCCGCGCTCTGGGTGATGTGCATATCCGGGCTCGGCCTCTCCATCCCCTCGGCGCCGAGCGGCATCGGCACGTATGAATTCGCCGCCATCTTCGGCCTCGTCCTCTGCGGCATTGTCCCCGAGGACGCGGCATCGGTCGCCATACTTGCACACTTCGTCATCGGGCTCATTCCCCAGGTCATAGCCGGATTCATCTGCCTCGGTATAAGCGGTGTCAGTTTTTCCGAAGCCACCAAGGGGTGA
- a CDS encoding class I SAM-dependent methyltransferase: protein MKMTWDTRNARVDTDAELVFLADCETGGHTHISAKKRFLQFLRAMRSMHAMPKKVLDVGGNKGTGRWFSATLPSSTVTILNASPKELHGYKPFLKGDASDFKTKDKFDLIILGELLEHVYNPDGVIASASRALAPGGYVYITTPNLACIYNRVFLAFGLSLMNYFPSIRYRAGNRFLEDTNGVFGIVPDHKSVFTYGALREVIGHYGLSVVYADGYDYGRKEPFRTVGDRYYKIPASGFRSRLNDMLPVGLREGITLLCKKTGECKPGEGILTHSVWDL from the coding sequence ATGAAAATGACATGGGACACGCGCAACGCACGCGTCGATACGGATGCGGAACTGGTATTCCTCGCCGACTGTGAGACTGGCGGTCACACGCATATCTCGGCAAAAAAGCGATTCCTGCAATTTCTCCGCGCTATGCGCTCGATGCACGCCATGCCGAAAAAGGTGCTCGATGTCGGCGGCAACAAAGGCACCGGACGCTGGTTCTCGGCAACGCTCCCGTCATCGACGGTGACGATACTGAATGCATCGCCCAAGGAGCTTCACGGCTACAAGCCGTTCCTGAAAGGCGACGCATCCGATTTCAAGACGAAGGACAAATTCGATCTTATCATCCTCGGCGAACTGCTCGAGCATGTGTATAACCCGGACGGTGTAATAGCATCCGCGTCAAGGGCGCTCGCACCGGGCGGGTATGTGTACATCACGACGCCCAACCTCGCGTGCATTTATAATCGTGTGTTCCTCGCCTTCGGTCTTTCGCTCATGAACTATTTCCCTTCGATACGCTACCGCGCCGGCAACCGCTTTCTCGAGGACACGAACGGCGTGTTCGGCATCGTCCCCGATCACAAATCGGTGTTCACGTACGGTGCGCTCCGTGAAGTGATCGGCCATTACGGGCTTTCTGTCGTGTACGCGGACGGCTATGATTACGGCCGGAAAGAGCCGTTCCGCACGGTAGGCGATCGTTACTACAAGATACCAGCATCAGGATTCCGGAGCAGGCTCAACGACATGCTTCCGGTGGGTCTCCGCGAGGGGATTACCCTCCTCTGCAAAAAAACGGGGGAATGCAAGCCGGGAGAGGGTATTCTCACGCATTCGGTGTGGGATCTGTAG
- a CDS encoding M15 family metallopeptidase, whose protein sequence is MKITMIIATICIAGSLSAANDMPADFVEIRTVIPDIILDIRYATTNNFLGVIHNGFYAAKAWCVKEAADALSLVQNDLKPQGLKLKIYDAYRPMSSEWQMIEWALAAGKRSLIGIYIPGSINPLTRYGHVCGNMIDVTLVDKAGKELVMGTGYDEFSTKANTMNASGLVLSNRMLLLKTMEKRGFKNYSGEWWHFKYTAKEHEALNTPIR, encoded by the coding sequence ATGAAAATAACGATGATCATCGCGACGATATGCATAGCAGGTTCATTGTCAGCCGCCAACGATATGCCGGCGGATTTCGTCGAGATACGCACGGTGATACCGGATATCATCCTTGATATACGGTACGCCACGACGAATAATTTCCTCGGCGTCATTCACAACGGTTTCTACGCCGCCAAGGCATGGTGCGTAAAGGAGGCAGCGGACGCGCTCTCGCTCGTGCAGAACGACCTGAAGCCGCAGGGGCTGAAGCTGAAAATATATGACGCCTATCGCCCGATGTCATCCGAATGGCAGATGATAGAGTGGGCGCTCGCCGCCGGAAAGCGCAGCCTCATCGGCATCTATATCCCCGGGTCGATAAATCCCCTCACGCGATACGGCCATGTATGCGGCAATATGATCGATGTTACGCTCGTGGATAAAGCCGGAAAAGAACTTGTCATGGGAACGGGATACGATGAGTTCAGCACCAAGGCGAATACGATGAACGCAAGCGGGCTGGTATTATCGAACCGTATGCTTCTTCTTAAGACGATGGAAAAGCGCGGGTTTAAAAATTACAGCGGTGAATGGTGGCATTTCAAGTATACGGCGAAAGAGCATGAGGCGCTCAATACGCCGATACGCTGA
- a CDS encoding alpha/beta hydrolase-fold protein, translating into MMRSVLAFILAAATACAADGWLTKVTVNGTIDGKAATTGMEVYLPAGYTKNKTARKYPLVIALHGWNHSPALWRQKGDLGPFADKYGVVIAVPNMGQTVYESTFYPETISGWRMAPGVRWIGEAVLTHMRKKYSVHTNRAHTAVIGYSTGGRGAVLVSELYPEFAFAGSVSGTFDLMRLKTSEGEYKIHEVVYGKRDKFPERWQKDNCISPSLVSNLTGTALFIGHGGRDTSVRPDQLDALRDALKGTSIRAEFIVQTNGIHDWSYWNSQWDAMFTAMHAAITK; encoded by the coding sequence ATGATGCGCTCAGTGCTCGCATTCATTCTCGCAGCCGCAACGGCATGCGCAGCGGACGGCTGGCTGACAAAGGTAACGGTCAACGGCACCATCGACGGGAAAGCCGCAACCACAGGAATGGAAGTCTATCTGCCCGCGGGATATACAAAGAACAAAACGGCGAGGAAATATCCGCTCGTTATTGCGCTTCACGGCTGGAATCACTCGCCGGCATTGTGGCGGCAGAAGGGCGATCTCGGACCGTTCGCCGACAAGTACGGCGTCGTGATCGCCGTCCCGAACATGGGGCAGACGGTGTATGAAAGCACCTTCTACCCGGAAACGATAAGCGGCTGGAGAATGGCGCCGGGCGTACGCTGGATAGGAGAAGCGGTGCTCACGCACATGCGGAAGAAATATTCCGTGCACACAAACCGCGCGCATACCGCCGTTATCGGATACTCCACCGGCGGACGGGGCGCAGTGCTCGTTTCGGAGCTGTATCCGGAATTCGCGTTCGCGGGGAGCGTGTCCGGCACGTTCGATCTTATGCGGCTGAAGACATCGGAAGGCGAATACAAGATACATGAGGTCGTCTACGGCAAGCGCGACAAATTCCCGGAACGCTGGCAGAAGGATAATTGCATATCGCCTTCGCTTGTAAGCAATCTTACCGGCACGGCGCTGTTCATCGGCCACGGCGGACGGGATACATCGGTCAGGCCCGATCAGCTCGATGCGCTGCGCGATGCGCTCAAGGGAACATCGATACGTGCGGAATTCATCGTGCAGACGAACGGCATCCATGACTGGAGTTATTGGAACTCTCAGTGGGATGCCATGTTCACGGCGATGCACGCGGCGATCACAAAGTAG
- a CDS encoding FlgO family outer membrane protein, whose product MNRVLKSAVIIVLLSSLCTAAEYRLQDGIVEIANQISRSMKNKNAKSVAILDFTELSGAKLLFGGYLSEKLIFEIFRIEGLKVIERNKLNEVLRELTLQNTGMMDGNSIKELGRILGVDALLIGTITDMGTSVDINGRLVNTQSAEILAVTSIMLKKDDQLALMMKPQGTAVVSTAGDSTASAQKKYDITVRVLSATIKDKAVADAEVTLQKEGQPSVAARTDAEGKAVVRSAFPDDGSVSLIIKKEGYSTLTAKGPCTGMSYAVSEILLQMDAFRVVLSWGAEPNDLDLHVVYPNNHINFNKKTGSDAFLDVDDTSSFGPETITIQRRRQGEKYVFAVHNYSANGSYGNRKLSDVSKAKVFVYVGQSLIRSYSVPANQKGGLWVVFAVDGNGAINDIGNIVDIAESSRVESYLRQLIERADFGVARRATAAESDDAKSFTDRGASALNLGGGELAVSFFQKAIERDPNFGPAYEGLARAYEKLNRSAEVMWARRKASELTRFVPANGFRIANAGVALTASSSMGNWKQYTFTPDNLIDDNLWTSWQPVTKPAGGEKEWIKMSFKKEKTVTGFEFSNGFRRIDDLGDLYTMNNRIKTALIQFSDGSEMPITFNDTPTESTFMLPSPKKCTWVKLTVNSIYKGTKWNDLALSEFHVLGQE is encoded by the coding sequence ATGAATAGGGTATTGAAAAGCGCAGTCATCATCGTTTTGCTCTCGTCGTTGTGCACGGCAGCAGAGTATCGTCTTCAGGACGGCATTGTCGAGATCGCGAATCAGATATCGCGGTCCATGAAGAACAAGAACGCAAAAAGTGTCGCGATACTTGACTTCACCGAGCTGAGCGGGGCAAAGCTCCTGTTCGGCGGATATCTGTCCGAAAAGCTCATTTTCGAGATCTTCCGCATCGAAGGCCTTAAGGTCATCGAGCGCAACAAGTTGAACGAGGTCTTACGAGAGCTTACGCTGCAGAATACGGGAATGATGGACGGCAATTCCATCAAGGAACTCGGACGCATACTCGGCGTTGATGCTCTCCTCATCGGGACCATCACCGACATGGGAACGTCCGTCGATATCAACGGACGACTTGTCAATACGCAGTCGGCTGAGATACTTGCAGTAACTTCGATCATGCTGAAAAAGGACGATCAGCTTGCATTGATGATGAAGCCGCAAGGCACCGCGGTCGTTTCGACAGCCGGCGACAGCACGGCATCCGCACAGAAAAAATATGACATCACTGTTCGCGTATTAAGCGCCACGATCAAAGACAAGGCCGTTGCCGACGCGGAAGTTACACTGCAGAAAGAAGGGCAGCCCTCCGTTGCGGCCAGGACCGATGCGGAAGGAAAAGCCGTCGTTCGTTCCGCCTTCCCTGATGACGGTTCGGTTTCCCTCATCATTAAGAAGGAAGGGTATTCCACACTCACCGCGAAAGGGCCATGCACCGGCATGTCGTATGCTGTCAGTGAGATCCTCCTGCAAATGGATGCGTTCCGAGTGGTGCTTTCCTGGGGTGCAGAACCGAACGATCTTGACCTGCATGTGGTCTATCCGAACAATCACATCAACTTCAATAAGAAAACAGGGAGCGATGCGTTCCTTGACGTGGATGACACAAGTTCCTTCGGCCCGGAGACGATCACCATACAGCGCCGGCGACAGGGTGAAAAGTATGTCTTCGCTGTGCATAATTACTCGGCGAACGGCAGCTACGGGAATCGCAAACTTTCCGATGTGAGCAAGGCGAAAGTTTTCGTCTATGTAGGGCAGTCGCTTATCCGCTCATACTCCGTACCGGCGAATCAGAAAGGCGGGCTCTGGGTGGTGTTCGCCGTTGACGGGAACGGGGCTATCAACGATATCGGCAATATCGTCGATATCGCCGAGTCCAGCCGCGTTGAGTCCTATCTCAGACAGCTCATTGAGCGTGCCGACTTCGGCGTTGCACGGCGTGCGACCGCCGCGGAATCCGATGATGCGAAAAGCTTTACCGACAGGGGTGCGAGCGCGCTTAATCTCGGCGGCGGCGAACTCGCAGTGAGCTTTTTCCAGAAAGCCATCGAGCGCGATCCGAATTTCGGACCGGCATATGAGGGCCTCGCGCGGGCATATGAAAAACTGAACCGAAGCGCAGAAGTGATGTGGGCGAGACGGAAAGCGAGCGAGCTTACCCGCTTTGTCCCCGCGAACGGATTCCGCATCGCCAATGCCGGTGTGGCACTGACGGCATCATCATCGATGGGCAACTGGAAGCAGTATACGTTCACGCCGGACAATCTCATCGACGACAATCTCTGGACATCGTGGCAGCCGGTCACCAAGCCCGCCGGGGGCGAGAAAGAATGGATAAAAATGAGCTTTAAGAAAGAAAAGACCGTGACCGGTTTTGAATTCTCCAACGGTTTCCGCCGCATCGACGATCTCGGCGATCTCTATACGATGAACAACCGCATAAAGACGGCTTTGATACAGTTCTCCGACGGCAGCGAAATGCCGATCACGTTCAACGATACGCCCACGGAGTCCACGTTCATGCTTCCCTCGCCGAAGAAATGCACGTGGGTAAAGCTCACCGTGAACTCCATCTACAAAGGGACAAAATGGAACGATCTCGCGCTCTCCGAATTCCATGTTCTTGGGCAGGAGTGA
- a CDS encoding AAA family ATPase translates to MGTVISFTSGKGGVGKTFTAVNMAVELASRGNKVLVFDMDINCSNVFILLHVKPENLFQRYFENAIPIEKAILKSDYGVDVISAGVNILSFIQYENEYNFNRLIRDIEVLRSTYDFILIDHAAGIRQELLKFYGISNEIVLVANPEVTALTDLYRVIKVISANHLCDNMNLLVNRVRNIDWAVNLYREMKKVMGKFDISEPLYLLGPILSDEDKVLLSIQKRTPLVKLFPKTPIKGGFTLAVTRLLYKMGLFKEEGAEKKAFAKIF, encoded by the coding sequence ATGGGAACGGTCATATCATTCACCAGCGGCAAGGGCGGCGTAGGCAAGACCTTCACCGCGGTCAATATGGCGGTGGAGCTCGCGAGCCGCGGCAATAAAGTGCTCGTATTCGATATGGACATCAACTGTTCGAACGTCTTCATCCTGCTCCATGTCAAGCCCGAGAACCTCTTTCAGCGCTACTTCGAGAACGCCATCCCCATCGAAAAGGCCATCCTGAAAAGCGATTACGGCGTTGATGTGATATCCGCCGGCGTGAACATACTGAGCTTCATTCAGTACGAGAACGAATACAACTTCAACCGCCTCATACGCGATATCGAGGTGCTGCGCTCGACCTACGATTTCATCCTCATCGACCACGCGGCGGGCATTCGCCAGGAGCTTTTGAAATTCTACGGGATATCGAACGAGATAGTGCTCGTCGCCAACCCCGAAGTGACCGCGCTCACCGACCTCTACCGCGTCATCAAGGTGATAAGCGCGAACCATCTCTGCGACAATATGAACCTCCTCGTCAACCGCGTCAGGAATATCGACTGGGCGGTGAACCTCTATCGCGAGATGAAAAAGGTCATGGGAAAATTCGATATCTCCGAACCGCTCTATCTCCTCGGCCCCATCCTGAGCGACGAGGACAAAGTGCTCCTCTCCATACAGAAGCGCACGCCGCTTGTGAAACTGTTCCCGAAGACGCCGATCAAAGGCGGCTTTACGCTCGCGGTCACGCGCCTGCTCTACAAGATGGGGCTGTTCAAGGAAGAGGGCGCGGAAAAGAAGGCGTTCGCAAAGATATTCTAG
- a CDS encoding GGDEF domain-containing protein has product MRELTSFNINTIKIMTHLLAHDAVTDEAIETLRLLELDYYSLLDKNKILEEKINIDNKTNLLKYSDDYLTIILKTASRILDRPVLRDAYNVAYIRFDIDDFSIINNKYGHDKGDIVLIDFATILKENSRPTDYTIRYGGEEFDVMLPATDIKGASVYLNKIFNEIDKISYNFDTSPIKFGVSAGVSLLCVSYANLKRIDAGQMRDAYKTLQKEADDALYDAKHAGKNQYKVYDKDVDYKRIREAYAASNKGHTPV; this is encoded by the coding sequence ATGCGAGAATTAACCAGTTTTAACATCAACACGATAAAGATCATGACGCATCTCCTTGCGCATGATGCGGTGACCGACGAGGCGATCGAGACATTGCGTCTGCTCGAGCTCGATTATTATTCGCTGCTCGATAAGAACAAGATACTCGAAGAAAAGATAAATATTGATAATAAGACCAACCTGCTCAAGTACAGCGACGATTACCTGACGATAATCCTCAAGACGGCCTCACGGATACTCGACCGCCCCGTGCTACGTGATGCATACAACGTCGCCTACATACGCTTCGATATCGACGATTTTTCCATCATCAATAATAAATACGGGCATGATAAGGGCGATATCGTCCTCATCGATTTCGCCACGATACTCAAGGAGAATTCACGCCCGACCGATTATACCATACGCTACGGCGGCGAAGAATTCGATGTCATGCTCCCTGCCACCGACATCAAGGGCGCAAGCGTATATCTCAATAAGATATTCAATGAGATCGATAAGATCTCCTACAATTTCGATACGTCCCCGATCAAATTCGGCGTGAGCGCCGGCGTGAGCCTCCTGTGCGTGAGCTATGCCAACTTAAAGCGCATCGATGCCGGCCAGATGCGCGATGCATATAAGACGCTGCAGAAAGAAGCGGATGATGCGCTCTACGATGCGAAGCATGCGGGAAAGAACCAGTACAAGGTATACGATAAGGATGTCGATTATAAACGCATCCGCGAGGCGTACGCCGCGTCCAACAAAGGGCATACGCCGGTCTGA
- a CDS encoding efflux RND transporter permease subunit, translated as MFAHLSFQFIFSLVMIPLLLAVNFIIHRKRESFFQGYVNFLKKAFLPLGIVLIALTAFLGFFASRMQVKTDFLDLLPEDTKSVAMINRIRNDMGGLGFVVLAFEGYDPEKNAVDLDTSRPGENRYSSNMIAFVNALAKKIKEYPDVRFVQHKLDLSFFTKNRYLFMDVEDLVEVRRRIADHIEFQKRKSNPLYIMFDEESEPGRRLDVSDIRAKYDARYGGSSNRTFRPYFYSDDKRITAMLIRPKTLASDIDNSRLLLARITNDVDVYRERYGLGSNFTVGLGGLYSGTIEDYDLFFNDLNQTGLLAGILIFIVLMLFFRNISSSVAVTLPLGMGIIWTIGLIQLTVGYFNVISSFTMSILGGLGIEIAIHILSRYREEKSRGYDVFESLYRALESTGDAVIAAAFTSTVAFYSIGLTGFRGLSEFGYTVGTGMVVSILAIFTLLPILIILAEKIRPIKVRSVTDEDEREYVRTHDHFPYARIVVGVMAVLIIAALVFFRWPGFEFDFNKMRGDSNKTMRVEAKLNKLADTTASPAVFLANGFAEAVAIEREIERRMKLPDTDTNAIRNVLKVQSIKQFVPDRQPEKLAVLAGMRDDIKYANDVLSSVKGAAAKSIAEHRRMLNASGVSLATLPDEVMHNFRSTVNTNIYFVLVYATSHIGDGRAIKDFSREMRGISLNGRPMTEVSGLNMVYADMFSIVEREGWWVLALTILAILIVVYINQRSLKDTVVIFVALTSGLALFFGLATVFGVKLNYINILTIPVVIGIGIDSSVHMIRRYRDEPALGVMHAIKTTGMPVFVGALTNALGFGVLALANYRALRGIAYLIIIGMISYVIIALVLLPAMIQIAYADRSRAKGA; from the coding sequence ATGTTCGCGCATCTCTCTTTTCAATTCATCTTCTCCCTCGTGATGATACCCCTCCTCCTTGCCGTCAATTTCATCATACACCGCAAGCGCGAATCGTTCTTTCAGGGGTACGTGAATTTTCTCAAGAAAGCGTTCCTGCCGCTCGGCATCGTGCTCATAGCGCTCACCGCCTTCCTCGGCTTTTTCGCTTCACGCATGCAGGTGAAGACCGACTTCCTCGACCTTCTCCCGGAAGACACGAAGAGCGTCGCGATGATCAACAGGATACGCAACGACATGGGCGGGCTCGGGTTTGTCGTGCTCGCGTTCGAGGGCTATGACCCGGAGAAGAACGCCGTCGATCTCGACACGAGCCGCCCCGGCGAGAATCGCTACAGCAGCAATATGATCGCGTTCGTGAACGCCCTTGCGAAAAAGATAAAGGAATATCCCGATGTGCGTTTCGTTCAGCACAAGCTCGACCTCTCGTTCTTCACGAAGAACCGCTATCTGTTCATGGACGTGGAAGACCTCGTCGAGGTGCGCCGGCGCATCGCGGACCATATCGAATTCCAGAAACGGAAGTCCAACCCGCTCTATATCATGTTCGATGAGGAAAGCGAACCGGGGCGTCGTCTCGATGTGAGCGATATCCGCGCGAAATACGATGCACGCTACGGCGGAAGCTCCAACCGTACGTTCCGGCCGTACTTTTACAGCGATGACAAGCGGATAACCGCCATGCTCATACGGCCGAAGACGCTCGCTTCCGATATCGACAATTCCCGGCTGCTCCTTGCGCGCATCACGAACGATGTCGATGTGTACCGGGAGCGCTACGGCCTCGGGAGCAATTTCACCGTCGGGCTCGGGGGGCTCTATTCCGGCACCATTGAGGATTACGACCTCTTCTTCAACGACCTGAACCAGACGGGGCTTCTCGCGGGGATATTGATATTCATCGTGCTCATGCTTTTTTTCAGGAACATATCGTCCTCGGTCGCCGTTACGCTTCCGCTCGGTATGGGCATCATCTGGACCATCGGTCTCATTCAGCTCACCGTGGGTTATTTCAACGTGATATCGAGCTTTACCATGAGCATACTGGGCGGGCTCGGCATAGAGATAGCCATCCATATACTTTCGCGCTATCGCGAGGAGAAATCCCGCGGCTATGATGTGTTCGAAAGCCTGTACCGCGCGCTCGAATCGACGGGCGATGCGGTCATCGCCGCGGCGTTCACATCGACGGTGGCGTTCTATTCCATCGGACTTACCGGCTTCAGGGGATTGTCCGAATTCGGCTACACTGTCGGCACCGGCATGGTCGTGAGCATACTCGCGATATTCACGCTCCTTCCCATCCTCATCATACTTGCCGAGAAGATACGCCCCATTAAAGTAAGGTCCGTTACCGACGAGGATGAACGCGAGTATGTGCGTACGCACGATCACTTCCCGTATGCGCGTATCGTCGTCGGCGTCATGGCGGTGCTCATAATCGCGGCACTCGTGTTCTTCCGCTGGCCGGGCTTCGAATTCGATTTCAACAAGATGCGCGGGGACTCCAATAAGACCATGCGCGTTGAGGCGAAGCTCAATAAGCTCGCCGATACCACGGCAAGCCCCGCGGTATTCCTCGCGAACGGTTTCGCCGAGGCGGTCGCCATCGAGCGTGAGATAGAACGGCGCATGAAGCTCCCCGATACGGATACGAACGCGATACGCAATGTGCTTAAAGTGCAGTCGATAAAGCAGTTCGTCCCCGACCGTCAGCCGGAAAAGCTCGCGGTGCTCGCCGGTATGCGCGATGACATCAAGTATGCGAACGACGTGCTCTCCTCGGTGAAGGGGGCGGCGGCGAAAAGCATCGCCGAACACCGGCGCATGCTCAATGCGTCCGGCGTATCGCTTGCGACGCTCCCCGACGAGGTGATGCATAATTTCAGGAGCACGGTGAACACGAACATCTATTTCGTGCTCGTGTATGCAACATCGCATATCGGGGACGGCCGTGCGATAAAGGACTTTTCCCGCGAAATGAGGGGCATATCGCTTAACGGCAGACCGATGACCGAGGTGTCGGGGCTCAATATGGTATACGCCGATATGTTCTCCATCGTGGAGCGCGAGGGGTGGTGGGTGCTGGCACTGACGATACTCGCCATACTCATCGTGGTGTATATCAATCAGCGGAGCCTCAAGGATACGGTCGTTATTTTCGTCGCGCTTACTTCCGGGCTTGCGCTCTTTTTCGGGCTCGCCACGGTATTCGGCGTGAAGCTCAATTACATCAACATCCTCACCATACCGGTCGTCATCGGCATCGGCATTGACAGTTCCGTCCATATGATACGCCGCTATCGCGATGAACCGGCGCTGGGCGTCATGCATGCGATAAAGACCACCGGTATGCCGGTGTTCGTGGGGGCGCTCACCAATGCGCTCGGCTTCGGCGTGCTCGCGCTCGCGAACTATCGTGCGCTGCGCGGCATCGCTTACCTTATTATCATAGGTATGATATCATACGTCATCATCGCACTGGTGCTCTTGCCCGCGATGATACAGATAGCGTACGCGGACCGTTCGCGCGCGAAGGGGGCATGA